The following are from one region of the bacterium genome:
- a CDS encoding Phenylacetic acid catabolic protein, translating to MSAPSPEGTLLDRPSALPGGCVAPLVDLVTALADNKHALGLRYAEWCSSGPTIEAGVAATAMAQDELGHARVLYGLLEELPGAPRRSEHEWSAADARTVAFVDRAFAGWPQLIVANLMLDRVLATVLEAALDSRYLPLRQRARKIIEEERYHAIHGQSWLAQLATEGPEVRAELAAALRDIWSDALCWFGRGDGGALGTLVDAGVLGAAGDALRRRFLAQLAPVLAAAGVPAPLRGAGRQAAGNHEIERGAGWEPSEPLPWGRWDERARRVRP from the coding sequence GTGAGCGCGCCGTCCCCTGAGGGGACACTCCTGGACCGGCCGTCGGCGCTTCCGGGCGGCTGTGTGGCGCCGCTCGTCGATCTCGTCACGGCGCTCGCGGACAACAAGCACGCGCTGGGACTCCGGTACGCGGAATGGTGCAGCAGCGGCCCGACGATCGAGGCCGGGGTCGCGGCCACCGCGATGGCGCAGGACGAACTGGGCCACGCGCGCGTGCTCTACGGCCTGCTCGAAGAGCTGCCGGGCGCCCCGCGGCGGTCGGAGCACGAGTGGTCGGCCGCGGACGCCCGGACCGTGGCGTTCGTCGACCGCGCGTTCGCGGGCTGGCCGCAGCTGATCGTCGCCAACCTGATGCTTGATCGGGTGCTGGCCACGGTCCTCGAGGCGGCGCTCGACTCGCGCTACCTGCCGCTCCGGCAGCGGGCACGAAAAATCATCGAAGAGGAACGCTATCACGCGATTCACGGGCAGAGCTGGCTCGCCCAGCTCGCCACGGAGGGGCCGGAGGTGCGCGCGGAGCTGGCCGCGGCGCTGCGCGACATCTGGAGTGACGCGCTCTGCTGGTTCGGCCGCGGAGACGGCGGAGCGCTCGGCACGCTGGTCGACGCGGGCGTGCTCGGCGCGGCCGGGGATGCGCTTCGCCGCCGCTTCCTCGCACAGCTCGCGCCGGTTCTCGCCGCCGCGGGCGTCCCGGCGCCGCTGCGCGGTGCCGGCCGGCAGGCGGCCGGCAACCATGAAATCGAAAGGGGCGCAGGCTGGGAGCCGTCGGAGCCGCTGCCGTGGGGCCGCTGGGACGAACGCGCGAGGAGGGTGAGGCCGTGA
- a CDS encoding CoA-transferase, with protein MRAEAPAATRRQIMVVAAARQIRDTEIVFVGMRLPLLGFAVAKATHAPRAVGLFENGVIRDTPPAGALITMGDPPNIAGAVMCTTLLDVMSHLERGRVDVGFLGGAQVDRFGNLNTTWVEEGGRRVRLPGSGGAADIAALSRRTVVIMRHELRRFPERVGYLTSPGYGSGGAWRREAGLPRGGPARVITSLAVMGFDPASGEMVLESVHPGVTIGEVRAHTGWDLRAAARPDTTAVPTAEELAVLRRFDPDGAWTG; from the coding sequence ATGCGCGCGGAGGCGCCGGCCGCCACGCGGCGTCAGATCATGGTGGTCGCGGCCGCCCGGCAGATTCGCGACACGGAGATCGTCTTCGTCGGCATGCGCCTGCCGCTCTTGGGCTTTGCCGTGGCCAAAGCGACCCACGCGCCGCGCGCGGTGGGGCTGTTCGAGAACGGGGTGATCCGAGACACGCCCCCGGCCGGCGCGCTCATTACGATGGGCGACCCGCCGAATATCGCCGGCGCGGTGATGTGCACGACCCTGCTCGACGTGATGAGCCACCTCGAGCGCGGCCGCGTCGACGTGGGGTTCCTCGGCGGCGCGCAAGTAGACCGGTTCGGCAATCTGAACACCACCTGGGTCGAGGAGGGCGGAAGGCGTGTGCGCCTGCCGGGCAGCGGCGGGGCGGCCGATATCGCGGCGCTGTCGCGCCGGACCGTGGTGATCATGCGGCACGAACTGCGGCGTTTTCCCGAGCGCGTCGGCTATCTGACGTCGCCGGGATACGGCAGCGGAGGGGCGTGGCGCCGCGAGGCGGGGCTCCCGCGGGGCGGCCCCGCCCGCGTGATCACGAGCCTCGCCGTCATGGGGTTCGATCCGGCGTCGGGCGAGATGGTGCTGGAGAGCGTGCACCCGGGGGTGACGATCGGCGAGGTGCGCGCGCACACGGGCTGGGATCTGCGGGCCGCGGCGCGGCCGGATACGACGGCGGTGCCGACCGCGGAGGAACTCGCCGTGCTGCGGCGGTTCGATCCGGACGGCGCGTGGACGGGATAG
- a CDS encoding CoA-transferase, translating to MSKVMPLRDAVSQYARDGAVIAMGTGLESCIPFAAGHEIIRQRRRDLTLVGPISDILFDQLIGAGCVARVIAAWVGNVGAGIAYNFRRAVEEQIPRPLAMEDHSNLTVALALEAAARGVPFLPSRTVLGSEILRGHERLREMTCPFTGERLLGVGALELDLAILHVPRCDRGGNAHLWGNLGVTLEAARAARHVVLTCEELVDETVIRSDPNRTLIPGFLVGAVSVVPYGSHPSPTQGYVNRDDRFYDEYHAETKTREGFLGWLDRMVAGTPDHAAYVARLGASRVESLRPRTARLAAPVDYGL from the coding sequence GTGTCGAAGGTGATGCCGCTCCGCGACGCCGTGTCGCAGTACGCGCGCGACGGCGCGGTCATCGCGATGGGCACGGGGCTCGAGTCGTGCATTCCCTTCGCGGCGGGACACGAGATCATCCGGCAGCGCCGGCGCGATCTGACGCTCGTCGGCCCGATCTCGGACATCCTGTTCGACCAGCTCATCGGCGCCGGATGCGTCGCGCGCGTGATCGCGGCGTGGGTCGGCAACGTCGGGGCCGGGATCGCGTACAATTTCCGCCGCGCCGTCGAGGAGCAGATCCCGCGGCCGCTCGCGATGGAAGATCACTCAAACCTGACGGTTGCGCTCGCCCTCGAGGCGGCGGCCCGCGGGGTCCCGTTTCTGCCGTCGCGGACGGTCCTCGGCAGCGAGATCCTGCGCGGCCACGAGCGCCTCAGGGAGATGACCTGCCCGTTTACCGGCGAGCGCCTCCTCGGGGTCGGGGCCCTCGAGCTCGACCTCGCGATCCTGCACGTGCCGCGGTGCGATCGCGGCGGGAACGCGCACCTGTGGGGGAACCTCGGCGTCACGCTCGAGGCGGCGCGCGCGGCGCGGCACGTCGTGCTCACGTGCGAGGAGCTGGTCGACGAGACGGTGATCCGCAGCGATCCCAACCGGACGCTCATCCCGGGGTTTCTGGTCGGCGCGGTGTCGGTCGTGCCGTACGGCTCGCATCCCTCGCCGACGCAGGGGTACGTCAACCGCGACGACCGGTTCTACGACGAGTACCACGCCGAGACCAAGACGCGCGAGGGATTCCTCGGCTGGCTCGACCGCATGGTGGCGGGAACGCCCGACCACGCGGCGTACGTGGCGCGGCTTGGGGCGAGCCGGGTCGAGAGCCTGCGTCCCCGGACGGCGCGCCTCGCCGCCCCGGTCGACTACGGGCTGTGA
- a CDS encoding aquaporin gives MAEAQPAWKPLLAEVIGTFTLIFAGAGAIIANQITHGGVGVLGIALAHGLAIGVMVSALGAISGGHFNPAVTCGFLVAGRIPAAKAIAYVIAQLAGATLGGLALWAAYPHGPVVAVSLGTPLLAPDVPTTAGILFEAIGTFFLVTVVFGTAVHPAAPRIGGLAIGLTITMDILAFGALTGAAVNPARAFGPALVSGVWTNQLVYWIGPLIGGALAGGLFGGAYLPGPASK, from the coding sequence ATGGCAGAGGCACAGCCGGCGTGGAAGCCGTTGCTCGCCGAAGTGATCGGGACGTTTACGTTGATCTTTGCGGGAGCGGGCGCCATCATCGCCAATCAAATCACCCACGGCGGCGTCGGCGTGCTGGGCATCGCGCTGGCCCACGGGCTCGCGATCGGCGTCATGGTCTCGGCGCTCGGCGCTATTTCGGGCGGGCATTTCAATCCGGCGGTGACCTGCGGCTTTCTCGTCGCCGGACGAATCCCGGCGGCCAAAGCGATCGCGTACGTGATCGCGCAGCTTGCCGGGGCCACGCTCGGGGGCCTGGCGCTGTGGGCGGCGTATCCACACGGCCCGGTCGTCGCCGTGAGTCTCGGCACGCCATTGCTCGCGCCCGACGTGCCCACGACGGCCGGCATCCTGTTCGAGGCGATCGGCACGTTCTTCCTGGTGACGGTGGTCTTCGGCACGGCCGTGCACCCCGCGGCGCCGCGCATCGGCGGCCTCGCGATCGGCCTCACAATTACCATGGACATCCTCGCGTTCGGGGCGCTGACCGGCGCGGCGGTGAATCCGGCGCGCGCGTTTGGGCCGGCGCTCGTGTCCGGCGTGTGGACCAATCAGCTGGTCTACTGGATCGGCCCGTTGATCGGCGGCGCCCTGGCCGGCGGCCTGTTCGGCGGCGCTTACTTGCCGGGGCCGGCTTCCAAGTAG
- a CDS encoding metal-sulfur cluster assembly factor: protein MAVESPVERTSGGAAAPEPVTPEQVLAAMRDVADPEWPVSIVDMGLVCGVAVEDGVVRVTLTFTSTACPCMEMIQDDVRERLRRLPGVRDVVFAITWDPVWTKARLSDAARLQFRRWGVSV from the coding sequence ATGGCGGTGGAGTCGCCGGTCGAGCGGACGTCAGGCGGGGCGGCGGCCCCGGAGCCGGTGACGCCGGAACAGGTGCTGGCGGCGATGCGGGACGTCGCCGACCCGGAGTGGCCGGTCAGCATCGTCGACATGGGCCTCGTCTGCGGGGTGGCCGTTGAGGACGGCGTCGTCCGCGTCACGCTCACCTTTACGTCGACCGCGTGTCCGTGCATGGAGATGATCCAGGACGACGTGCGGGAGCGCCTGCGCCGGCTGCCCGGCGTCCGCGACGTCGTGTTTGCGATCACGTGGGATCCGGTGTGGACGAAGGCACGGCTGAGCGACGCCGCCCGGCTGCAGTTCCGCCGCTGGGGCGTCTCCGTCTGA
- a CDS encoding adenine deaminase C-terminal domain-containing protein, translating into MRHTSRTLEELRLLLEVAAGRRPADLYLEGALLLNVYSGELYRADVAIAGGRIAYVGLNRGMVGPDTRVLSYPGKVLAPGYIDPHTHITGMATPVEFAREVLRTGTTTLVADAMQLMLQTPAGRLAPLLETLASMPVRLFWAIRLHAPSHLPDEGPFALERVRALLALEAVRTVGEVTRWPAVYYGDHDLMQKIAAALEAGRRVDGHAPGASYDRLTALTAAGWSSDHEGITAAEVTNRLRAGLYTMLRHSSLRPDVPALAAAITPERARSGRLMLTADGPEAATIAREGYLDHVIRQAIAAGIEPVLAYQMATLAPAAYLGLDEDLGGIAAGRRANILVLDDLREPRPSTVFADGRIAAEDGVCTAAFPEIAWSEAVPRRFAPDWDPAPELFEIPAPAPAGGGAAFPAIVLENSVITRRTDVPVTVRDGRLTLPSSVVRCALIDPRGRWIVRGALGNFVERLGGLASTFNVTAHLTVLGQHSGDMARAARRVLELGGGIVAVEDGRTVLELPLPIGGIMAPDRLPVIAERAAALYAFLRARGYPHTDPHYTLLFLPLDSLPDVRITYRGIWDVRRNKVIVPRQDL; encoded by the coding sequence GTGAGGCACACCAGCCGGACCCTGGAGGAGCTGCGGCTCCTGCTCGAGGTCGCCGCCGGGCGCCGTCCGGCCGATCTCTACCTCGAGGGCGCGCTTCTATTGAACGTATACAGCGGCGAGCTATATCGCGCCGACGTCGCGATCGCGGGCGGGCGGATCGCCTATGTCGGACTGAACCGCGGCATGGTCGGTCCGGACACTCGTGTGCTGTCGTATCCGGGGAAGGTGCTGGCGCCGGGATACATCGATCCGCATACCCACATCACCGGGATGGCGACGCCGGTGGAGTTTGCCCGCGAGGTGTTGCGAACCGGCACGACCACGCTCGTCGCCGATGCGATGCAGCTGATGCTGCAGACGCCGGCCGGCCGCCTCGCGCCGCTCCTCGAGACGCTGGCGTCGATGCCGGTGCGTCTCTTCTGGGCAATCCGTCTCCACGCGCCGTCACACCTGCCGGACGAAGGGCCCTTCGCGCTCGAGCGCGTGCGCGCGCTCCTCGCGCTCGAGGCGGTGCGAACCGTAGGCGAGGTGACGCGGTGGCCCGCCGTGTACTACGGCGACCACGACCTCATGCAGAAGATCGCCGCCGCGCTCGAAGCCGGGCGGCGCGTCGACGGGCACGCGCCGGGCGCGTCCTACGATCGCCTGACGGCGCTCACGGCGGCCGGCTGGTCCTCCGACCACGAGGGGATCACCGCGGCCGAAGTGACGAACCGTCTTCGCGCCGGCCTATATACGATGCTGCGGCACTCGTCGCTGCGTCCGGACGTCCCAGCGCTCGCGGCGGCAATCACGCCCGAACGCGCCCGGTCCGGCCGGTTGATGCTCACCGCCGACGGCCCGGAAGCCGCGACGATCGCGCGCGAAGGGTACCTCGACCACGTGATCCGGCAGGCGATCGCCGCCGGCATCGAGCCGGTGCTCGCCTACCAGATGGCGACGCTGGCGCCGGCCGCGTACCTGGGGCTCGACGAGGATCTCGGCGGCATCGCCGCGGGCCGGCGCGCCAACATCCTGGTGCTCGACGATCTCCGCGAACCCCGGCCGTCCACCGTGTTCGCGGACGGGCGCATCGCGGCGGAGGACGGCGTCTGCACCGCGGCGTTCCCGGAGATCGCCTGGTCGGAAGCCGTTCCGCGGCGCTTCGCGCCGGACTGGGATCCCGCGCCGGAGTTGTTCGAGATCCCGGCGCCGGCGCCGGCCGGCGGCGGCGCGGCGTTCCCGGCGATCGTCCTCGAGAACAGCGTGATCACGCGGCGGACGGACGTGCCGGTGACGGTGCGGGACGGCCGCCTGACCCTGCCGTCCTCCGTCGTGCGATGCGCGCTCATCGATCCGCGCGGCCGGTGGATCGTTCGCGGCGCGCTCGGCAACTTCGTCGAGCGCCTCGGCGGGCTCGCCTCCACCTTCAACGTCACGGCGCACCTCACCGTGCTGGGGCAGCACAGCGGGGACATGGCCCGCGCCGCGCGGCGGGTGCTGGAGCTCGGCGGCGGCATCGTCGCCGTCGAGGACGGCCGGACGGTGCTGGAACTGCCGCTGCCGATCGGCGGCATCATGGCGCCGGACCGGCTGCCGGTGATCGCGGAGCGGGCGGCGGCGCTCTACGCGTTCCTCCGCGCGCGGGGGTACCCGCACACGGATCCGCACTACACGCTGCTGTTTCTGCCGCTGGACTCGCTGCCGGACGTGCGGATTACGTATCGAGGCATATGGGACGTACGACGCAATAAGGTGATCGTGCCCAGGCAAGATCTCTGA
- a CDS encoding aldehyde dehydrogenase family protein yields the protein MSEATAQQVATYKNFIGGEWRDSKGGAFEVRSPANGELLYRAQRSTVDDAQAAVRAARQAFESTEWREDTAMRTAALTKFSEAVRVRHQDLATQLTRESGKPFPISRGEALRLAETISYYAGLARWIFGRSQIPQPNSISMIMREPVGVVAIIVPWNAPLALLARAIAPALAAGNAVIVKPASYTAGSTVELGRIVEGIEEFPKGIVNIVTGPGEPVGAELARHDDVDMVSFTGDTSTGREIMRLASGNLKKISLELGGKSPTIVFADSNFDRAIRGAINAASFYNAGQICIAGTRVLVEESVHGQFVSRIQEMVPKMKVGPGWEKGVEVGPVISAAQMEKVTGFIEAGKKEARLLVGGQRLTDGDLAKGYFLAPTVFDEMSPDATIAQEEIFGPVMGITTFKDVDDAIRIANHTRYGLVAAVWTRDINKAMKIAMRVRAGSVWINTFGKMYQSTEMGGFKQSGLGRQYGLEGLFEYTELKHVNIQIEK from the coding sequence ATGTCCGAAGCAACGGCACAGCAGGTGGCGACGTACAAGAACTTCATCGGCGGTGAATGGCGCGATTCCAAGGGCGGCGCCTTCGAGGTCCGCAGCCCGGCCAACGGGGAGCTGCTCTACCGGGCCCAGCGCTCCACGGTGGACGACGCGCAGGCCGCCGTTCGTGCGGCGCGCCAGGCCTTCGAGTCCACGGAGTGGCGCGAGGACACCGCGATGCGCACCGCGGCGTTGACGAAATTCTCCGAGGCGGTTCGCGTCCGCCACCAGGATCTCGCCACGCAGCTGACCCGCGAGAGCGGCAAGCCGTTCCCGATCAGCCGCGGCGAGGCCCTGCGGCTCGCCGAGACGATCAGCTACTACGCCGGCCTCGCGCGCTGGATCTTCGGCCGTTCGCAGATTCCGCAGCCCAACAGCATCAGCATGATCATGCGCGAGCCGGTCGGCGTGGTGGCGATCATCGTGCCGTGGAACGCGCCGCTCGCGCTGCTGGCCCGGGCGATCGCGCCGGCGCTCGCCGCGGGCAACGCCGTGATCGTCAAGCCGGCGAGCTACACCGCGGGCTCCACCGTCGAGCTCGGCCGCATCGTCGAGGGCATCGAGGAGTTTCCGAAGGGCATCGTCAACATCGTGACCGGCCCCGGCGAACCCGTCGGCGCCGAGCTGGCGCGCCACGACGACGTGGACATGGTCTCGTTCACCGGGGACACGTCGACCGGACGCGAGATCATGCGGCTCGCCTCCGGCAACCTCAAGAAGATCTCACTCGAGCTCGGCGGCAAGTCGCCGACGATTGTGTTCGCGGACTCCAACTTCGACCGGGCGATTCGCGGCGCGATCAACGCCGCCTCTTTCTACAACGCCGGGCAGATCTGCATCGCCGGGACGCGCGTGCTGGTCGAGGAGAGCGTGCACGGCCAGTTCGTGTCGCGGATCCAGGAGATGGTTCCCAAGATGAAGGTCGGGCCCGGGTGGGAGAAGGGCGTCGAAGTCGGCCCGGTGATCTCGGCGGCGCAGATGGAGAAAGTCACGGGGTTTATCGAAGCCGGCAAGAAAGAGGCGCGCCTCCTCGTCGGCGGGCAGCGCCTCACCGACGGCGACTTGGCCAAGGGCTACTTCCTCGCGCCGACGGTCTTCGACGAGATGTCGCCGGACGCGACGATCGCGCAGGAAGAGATCTTCGGCCCGGTGATGGGCATCACGACGTTCAAGGACGTGGACGACGCGATTCGGATCGCCAACCACACGCGCTACGGCCTCGTGGCCGCGGTGTGGACGCGGGACATCAACAAGGCGATGAAGATCGCGATGCGCGTGCGCGCCGGGTCCGTGTGGATCAACACCTTCGGCAAGATGTACCAGTCCACCGAGATGGGCGGCTTCAAGCAGTCCGGTCTGGGCCGCCAGTACGGTCTCGAAGGTCTGTTTGAATATACGGAGCTAAAGCACGTCAACATTCAGATCGAAAAGTAG
- a CDS encoding PaaX family transcriptional regulator C-terminal domain-containing protein has protein sequence MIDRVPDRRSGRRAAGIPRPAAISWRRASPPGRRSAGSARSLLVTVWGDTVRARCDEIGAATLIGLMAPLGLTPRAVRAALSRMTRRGWLSRRRGGRRAFYSLTPAGALRLEQGVRRVYRTTAEAWDGRWRLFTYVIPEARRAARDRLRRELAWLGLGPLSRGTWVTTHDLAGVLRALSAAHRLDGAVALFDARSLGPADDRALAERCWNLDRIAAQYRRFITATRPRAASLRRRILAGAIADDACFAEKIRLVHEYRKFLFVDPGLPDRLLPSRRPDREAAALFRRTYALLAPRADRFAARVMGRAAARR, from the coding sequence ATGATCGATCGCGTGCCGGATCGACGGTCCGGCCGGCGGGCGGCAGGCATCCCCCGGCCGGCCGCAATTTCATGGCGGCGGGCGAGTCCGCCGGGCAGGCGGTCCGCCGGCAGCGCCCGGTCGCTGCTCGTGACGGTGTGGGGCGACACCGTCCGTGCGCGCTGCGACGAGATCGGCGCCGCCACTCTGATCGGCCTGATGGCGCCGCTCGGGCTCACACCGCGCGCGGTCCGCGCCGCGCTGTCGCGCATGACCCGCCGCGGGTGGCTCAGCCGCCGCCGCGGCGGCCGGCGGGCGTTCTACTCGCTCACCCCCGCCGGCGCGCTTCGCCTGGAACAAGGCGTGCGGCGAGTGTACCGCACGACCGCGGAGGCGTGGGACGGACGCTGGCGGCTCTTCACTTACGTCATTCCGGAGGCGCGGCGGGCGGCCCGGGACCGGCTTCGGCGCGAACTGGCCTGGCTCGGTTTGGGGCCGCTGTCCCGCGGCACGTGGGTGACCACGCATGATCTGGCCGGCGTGCTGCGCGCGTTGAGCGCGGCGCACAGACTCGACGGCGCGGTCGCGCTCTTCGACGCGCGAAGCCTCGGTCCGGCGGACGACCGGGCGCTCGCCGAACGCTGCTGGAATCTGGACCGCATCGCCGCGCAGTACCGCCGGTTCATCACGGCGACCCGGCCGCGCGCCGCGTCGCTGCGCCGGCGGATACTCGCCGGCGCCATCGCCGACGACGCGTGCTTCGCCGAGAAGATCCGGCTCGTCCACGAGTACCGCAAGTTCCTGTTCGTGGACCCGGGACTTCCGGACCGGCTTCTGCCGTCGCGGCGTCCCGACCGGGAGGCGGCGGCGCTGTTTCGCCGGACGTACGCCCTGCTCGCGCCGCGGGCCGACCGGTTCGCCGCGCGCGTGATGGGACGCGCGGCCGCACGCCGATGA
- a CDS encoding leucyl aminopeptidase has translation MRVTLADTLPAATACDLLALAVPEPGTLAGDAAAVDKQLGGRLTDAARADGFTGKRGRTLLLHALDAPFRRVLLVGTGRGGDAEAVRRFAAVAARQAGGVQAKRIAITAALDGGAGGPGGAPAEHVRAAAEGAGLAAYRFDRYRTADDPALDETVVLARGDRGALTRALRQADLAVAATGRARDLVNEPANVVTPTALADLAREIAARDGLDCRVIDLDGARKMGMGLFAAVAAGSEQPPKFIVLDYRPAGAAADASRTVALVGKGITFDTGGYSIKTANGMMTMKGDMAGAAAVLGAMGALKDLAAPVRVLGIVAATENMISGRATRPGDVVRALGGKTVEINNTDAEGRLVLGDAVAFAVREGAAEIIDLATLTGACVIALGDYTAGLMTNDQPLADRLLTAAKASGEQLWQLPMYDEFAEAMRSDIADLKNSGGRAAGAERGAAFIGAFVGTTPWAHLDIAGPAFAEDRKGPPYMPLGGTGYGVRTLLRYLEAGPGK, from the coding sequence ATGCGCGTCACGCTCGCCGACACACTTCCTGCCGCCACCGCCTGCGATCTCCTCGCGCTGGCGGTGCCTGAACCCGGCACGCTCGCCGGGGACGCGGCGGCGGTTGACAAGCAGCTCGGCGGACGGTTGACGGACGCGGCCCGCGCGGACGGTTTCACGGGGAAGCGCGGCCGCACGCTGCTCCTCCACGCGCTCGACGCGCCGTTCCGGCGCGTGCTCCTCGTGGGGACCGGCCGCGGCGGAGACGCGGAAGCCGTGCGCCGCTTCGCGGCCGTGGCCGCCCGGCAGGCCGGCGGCGTGCAGGCCAAGCGGATCGCGATCACGGCGGCCCTCGACGGCGGCGCGGGCGGACCGGGCGGCGCCCCGGCGGAGCACGTCCGCGCCGCCGCGGAAGGGGCCGGCCTCGCCGCCTACCGGTTCGACCGGTACCGCACCGCCGACGATCCCGCGCTCGACGAAACCGTCGTGCTCGCGCGCGGAGACCGCGGCGCCCTGACCCGCGCGCTTCGCCAGGCCGACCTCGCCGTGGCCGCCACGGGCCGCGCCCGCGACCTCGTCAACGAGCCCGCCAACGTCGTCACGCCAACCGCGCTCGCGGACCTCGCGCGCGAGATCGCCGCGCGCGACGGGCTGGACTGCCGCGTGATCGACCTCGACGGCGCACGGAAGATGGGGATGGGCCTGTTCGCCGCGGTCGCGGCCGGCAGCGAGCAGCCGCCGAAGTTCATCGTGCTGGACTATCGCCCGGCGGGCGCAGCCGCGGACGCCTCACGAACCGTCGCGCTGGTCGGCAAAGGCATCACGTTCGACACCGGCGGGTACTCGATCAAGACGGCCAACGGGATGATGACGATGAAGGGCGACATGGCGGGCGCCGCCGCCGTGTTGGGCGCCATGGGCGCGCTGAAAGACCTCGCGGCGCCGGTGCGGGTGCTCGGCATCGTGGCGGCGACCGAGAACATGATCAGCGGGCGCGCCACGCGTCCCGGCGACGTGGTCCGCGCCCTCGGCGGCAAGACGGTGGAGATCAACAACACCGACGCCGAAGGCCGCCTCGTGCTCGGCGACGCGGTGGCCTTTGCCGTGCGCGAAGGCGCCGCCGAAATCATCGACCTCGCGACCCTCACCGGCGCCTGCGTGATCGCCCTCGGCGACTACACCGCAGGGCTGATGACCAACGATCAGCCGCTGGCCGACCGCCTGCTGACCGCGGCGAAGGCTTCCGGCGAGCAATTGTGGCAGCTGCCGATGTACGACGAGTTCGCGGAGGCGATGCGCAGCGACATCGCCGACCTCAAGAACTCCGGGGGGCGCGCAGCCGGCGCGGAGCGCGGCGCCGCCTTTATCGGTGCGTTCGTCGGGACGACACCCTGGGCGCACCTCGACATCGCCGGTCCCGCGTTCGCGGAGGACCGCAAGGGACCGCCGTACATGCCGCTCGGCGGGACCGGGTATGGCGTCCGAACGCTGCTGCGCTACTTGGAAGCCGGCCCCGGCAAGTAA
- a CDS encoding Phenylacetic acid catabolic protein yields the protein MGTPTDEQIVERIRQGHIIETPAEMSDDYRRTLIHILTVSADTEMISAPSYYTAAKDSPSMNNLISALAIIQDELSHAHIGYRILQDLGVDTETLIYDRAPTAFKHPYAFDVPLRSWVELIVANAFYDRAGFVLLGDVYRHCSYGPWRRALAKVDKEENFHLRHGENGMRRLASGGGRDDVQRAIDWMFPMTVEWFGLPDTLKTHGRQIAYKLKGSTNDQLRQQWLRTAVPLCEGLGFTVPAHHEQATDTYVLDYPLPVDFDEGERRWLMDRPITWDEVLVRWKLRGPGNGMLVDMLQRGRRQMRALSRH from the coding sequence GTGGGCACGCCGACGGACGAACAGATCGTCGAGCGCATCCGGCAGGGACACATCATCGAGACGCCCGCCGAGATGAGCGATGACTACCGGCGCACGCTCATCCACATCCTCACCGTGTCCGCCGACACCGAAATGATCAGCGCCCCGAGCTACTACACCGCGGCCAAGGACTCGCCGTCGATGAACAACCTCATCTCGGCGCTCGCGATCATCCAGGACGAGTTGAGCCACGCCCACATCGGATACCGCATTCTTCAAGATCTCGGCGTGGACACGGAGACGCTGATCTACGACCGCGCGCCGACGGCGTTCAAGCACCCGTACGCGTTCGACGTGCCGCTGCGCTCCTGGGTCGAGCTGATCGTCGCCAACGCGTTCTACGACCGCGCGGGCTTCGTGCTGCTCGGCGACGTGTACCGGCACTGCAGTTACGGGCCGTGGCGGCGCGCGCTGGCCAAAGTCGACAAGGAGGAGAATTTCCATCTGCGCCACGGGGAGAACGGGATGCGCCGGCTTGCCTCGGGCGGCGGGCGGGACGACGTCCAGCGCGCGATCGATTGGATGTTCCCGATGACGGTCGAGTGGTTCGGTCTCCCGGACACCCTCAAGACCCACGGGCGCCAGATCGCCTACAAGCTGAAGGGCAGCACCAACGACCAACTGCGCCAGCAGTGGCTGCGGACCGCGGTGCCGCTGTGCGAGGGCCTCGGCTTCACGGTGCCGGCGCATCACGAGCAGGCAACCGACACCTACGTGCTCGACTATCCGCTGCCGGTCGACTTCGACGAAGGCGAGCGGCGGTGGCTGATGGACCGGCCGATCACGTGGGACGAGGTGCTGGTGCGCTGGAAGCTCCGGGGGCCGGGCAACGGGATGCTGGTCGACATGTTGCAGCGCGGCCGCCGGCAGATGCGCGCGCTGTCGAGGCACTGA